One window of the Bubalus kerabau isolate K-KA32 ecotype Philippines breed swamp buffalo chromosome 9, PCC_UOA_SB_1v2, whole genome shotgun sequence genome contains the following:
- the LOC129620211 gene encoding 60S acidic ribosomal protein P1-like, whose product MVTEGKINALVKAAGVNTGPSWPGLFANALASVNIGDLTRKAGASGPAPAASAEPDRGPAPSTPAAPGENKKAEAQKRI is encoded by the coding sequence ATGGTCACGGAGGGCAAGATCAATGCCCTCGTTAAAGCAGCCGGTGTAAACACTGGCCCTTCCTGGCCAGGCTTGTTTGCAAACGCTTTGGCCAGTGTCAACATCGGGGACCTCACCCGCAAGGCGGGGGCTAGTGGGCCTGCCCCAGCAGCTAGTGCTGAACCAGACAGAGGTcctgccccctccacccctgcTGCCCCGGGTGAGAACAAGAAAGCAGAAGcccagaaaagaatctga